One Paramisgurnus dabryanus chromosome 8, PD_genome_1.1, whole genome shotgun sequence DNA window includes the following coding sequences:
- the LOC135770598 gene encoding uncharacterized protein — MAMSRGNSKVAFANWKYRHYFSLIEIKGKNVYVTCTLCPGKKTLSTSASSNSNLMKHLTSTHANTTLVAAANPTPDAASLSSSQGDGATLLKQATLDFSGQQQVTKPELNTLIARYVVENMLPLSTVVSESFRAILAKIPIRGGGRGVAPCRNTFAKFIDSEYEKMNIKLKTSFEELEYISTTADIWTAHNKSYLGVTAHWINPNNMEREKAALACRRFKGHHTHDAIAVELDNIHSTYGITHKITATVTDNGSNFVKAFKRYQPLEESDSEEDNEDEVTFTDINAALHATDDNDGDVVITLPPHKRCASHTLNLISCTDVEKWLLLKSGTKAVYRSATAKCTSLWNKTSRSALATETVDELVSKKLLVPCTTRWNSFYDALARICEISMVDLNTISSKLGLAAITEREHQFLKEYCTAMKPLTVALDILQGEDNCFYGTLLPTIETLMLKTEALKSDLQILRDLPDAIVTSIKTRFADVLGNEEAILAAVTLPKFKLRWLRSQELKDKAKASLLAECRRIVLDEPQPGPSTSSHYTDSAKENDFFSFEEDEEETSSSAENQVADYIRSSAQNLNSLCEFSLIKKISLRYNAATPSSAPVERLFSLGKLVFSPKRNRLSDKRFEKLLLLRYNHWFSC, encoded by the exons ATGGCGATGAGCCGGGGAAATTCAAAGGTTGCGTTCGCAAACTGGAAGTACCGGCATTACTTCTCATTAATTGAAAttaaaggcaagaatgtttacGTTACATGCACGCTATGCCCAGGAAAAAAGACTTTATCGACGTCTGCCTCAAGCAACTCAAATCTTATGAAGCACCTCACATCAACACACGCTAACACGACACTTGTTGCTGCTGCTAACCCAACCCCAGATGCAGCTAGCCTGAGCTCCAGCCAAGGAGACGGAGCCACTCTGTTAAAACAAGCAACGCTCGATTTTTCGGGTCAGCAACAGGTGACCAAGCCCGAGCTGAACACGTTGATTGCAAGGTATGTTGTTGAAAACATGCTCCCCCTGTCAACTGTGGTGTCTGAgtcattcagagcgatccttgCTAAAATACCAATACGAGGAGGAGGAAGGGGGGTTGCCCCATGCCGAAACACTTTTGCTAAATTCATAGACAGTGAATATGAAAAAATGAATATTAAGCTCAAAACGTCATTTGAGGAACTTGAGTACATTTCAACTACAGCAGACATCTGGACTGCCCACAATAAAAGTTACCTGGGTGTGACAGCACATTGGATCAATCCAAATAACATGGAAAGAGAGAAAGCAGCTCTTGCCTGCAGACGGTTTAAGGGGCATCATACTCATGACGCCATTGCAGTTGAGCTTGACAATATACACTCAACATATGGGATAACACACAAAATCACAGCAACAGTGACTGATAACGGCTCTAATTTTGTTAAAGCATTTAAGAGGTACCAGCCACTTGAGGAAAGTGATTCTGAAGAAGACAATGAAGATGAGGTGACGTTTACAGACATTAATGCTGCTCTACATGCAACTGATGATAATGATGGTGATGTTGTGATCACTTTGCCCCCCCACAAGAGATGTGCATCACACACACTAAACCTGATTTCATGCACTGATGTTGAAAAGTGGCTGCTGTTAAAATCTGGAACAAAGGCTGTTTATAGAAGTGCTACTGCCAAATGTACTTCCCTATGGAACAAGACTAGTCGATCTGCTTTGGCTACTGAAACAGTTGATGAGTTGGTGTCAAAAAAGCTGCTTGTACCTTGTACAACACGATGGAATTCCTTCTATGATGCCCTGGCTAGAATCTGTGAAATATCCATGGTAGACCTTAACACCATTTCATCCAAATTAGGACTGGCAGCGATAACAGAAAGGGAACACCAGTTTTTAAAGGAGTACTGTACTGCGATGAAGCCCCTTACAGTTGCCTTGGATATACTTCAGGGAGAAGACAACTGTTTTTATGGTACACTCTTACCAACGATCGAGACATTAATGTTGAAGACAGAAGCCCTTAAAAGTGACCTGCAAATACTGAGAGACCTTCCTGATGCCATAGTCACA TCTATCAAAACCAGATTTGCTGATGTCCTGGGAAATGAGGAGGCTATACTTGCTGCTGTAACTCTTCCAAAATTCAAACTTCGCTGGCTGCGTTCACAGGAGTTAAAGGATAAGGCTAAGGCAAGTTTGCTGGCAGAGTGCAGAAGAATTGTCCTCGACGAACCACAGCCAGGTCCCAGCACATCTTCACATTACACAGATTCAGCCAAAGAGAACGATTTCTTTTCCTTTGAGGAGGATGAGGAGGAAACTTCATCTTCAGCAGAAAACCAAGTGGCAGACTATATTAGATCTTCAGCACAAAACTTAAACTCTCTGTGTGAATTTtctctcatcaagaaaatttcACTACGTTACAATGCTGCTACACCATCTAGTGCACCTGTTGAGAGACTGTTCAGCCTGGGCAAGCTTGTCTTCTCTCCGAAGAGGAACAGACTGTCAGACAAAAGATTCGAAAAGCTTCTCCTCCTACGTTACAACCACTGGTTTAGTTGTTAG